A genomic window from Triticum urartu cultivar G1812 chromosome 7, Tu2.1, whole genome shotgun sequence includes:
- the LOC125522181 gene encoding ankyrin repeat-containing protein At5g02620-like, whose product MDPALHAAAVKGSVASLRMLAAERPDILGSKTPQENTALHIAAELGHAGFAEEALGVDHKLLVTKNADGDTPLHLAARSGKVDMVELLITHARVLPSEQPQHSPAAAHRKHVDGHTGKPSPTSPGTGSTEALGPLLIANKAGDTPLHQAVQHGWSAVALKLLDAEPSCGHALDAKKQSPLHIAAREGLADVVSKIVSHPWVRERFVPSDSVSGTALHQAVLGGHSRVVEILLEATPEDQIALTDSSENNALHYAAQKNSARVVKLLLNRKVELAYRRNRDLQSPLHMAANYGSTEAMVELLKHCPDAAEMVDSKGRNAFHVAVTSGKVDALKRLLKHVRPEEIVNRVDHGGNTPLHLAAALSRVQSALLLIKDRRVNPCVLNRDGQSARSLIEKRGASEEMDTYEMYLWKKLKKHEACRCQKQQLPPIATYQSLRGRRAGHDEYFKHSVETYTLVATLIATVSFAATFTMPGGYSQTEGTAIHGHTAAFKIFVISNTVAMCSSVVVVFCFIWAWRDPVKFKLDQLMWGHRLTIVACLAMVVSLMTAVYITVAPTARWPAYVVIAIGASTPAVVFLILGKEALYIPL is encoded by the exons ATGGACCCCGCGTTGCACGCGGCGGCGGTGAAGGGGAGCGTGGCGAGCCTGAGGATGCTGGCGGCCGAGCGCCCCGACATCCTTGGTTCCAAGACGCCCCAGGAGAACACCGCGCTGCACATCGCCGCGGAGCTCGGCCATGCCGGCTTCGCCGAGGAGGCCCTGGGCGTGGACCACAAGCTGCTCGTCACCAAGAACGCCGACGGCGACACGCCGCTGCACCTGGCGGCCAGGTCGGGTAAGGTGGACATGGTGGAGCTGCTCATCACGCACGCCAGAGTATTGCCGTCGGAGCAACCGCAGCACTCCCCCGCCGCCGCGCACCGAAAACATGTTGATGGACACACCGGAAAACCTTCCCCGACCTCCCCTGGAACTGGAAGCACGGAGGCGCTGGGGCCTCTGTTGATAGCCAACAAGGCCGGCGACACCCCGCTGCACCAGGCCGTGCAGCACGGCTGGAGCGCCGTGGCGCTCAAGCTGCTGGACGCCGAGCCCAGCTGCGGCCACGCGCTCGACGCGAAAAAGCAGTCGCCGCTGCATATCGCCGCCCGGGAGGGCCTCGCCGACGTCGTGAGCAAGATCGTCAGCCATCCCTGGGTCCGCGAGAGGTTTGTCCCCTCCGACTCCGTCAGCGGCACCGCCCTCCACCAGGCCGTCCTCGGCGGCCACAGCC GTGTGGTGGAGATATTGCTCGAGGCGACGCCGGAGGATCAGATCGCGCTGACGGACTCGAGCGAGAACAACGCGCTGCACTACGCGGCTCAAAAGAACAGCGCCCGCGTGGTGAAGCTGCTGCTGAACCGGAAGGTGGAGCTGGCCTACAGGCGCAACCGCGACCTACAGTCGCCGTTGCACATGGCCGCCAACTACGGGTCGACGGAGGCCATGGTGGAGCTGCTTAAGCACTGCCCCGACGCGGCGGAGATGGTGGACAGCAAGGGCAGGAACGCCTTCCACGTCGCCGTCACCAGCGGCAAGGTGGACGCCCTCAAGCGCTTGCTCAAGCACGTCCGCCCCGAGGAGATCGTCAATCGCGTCGACCATGGCGGCAACACGCCGCTGCACCTCGCCGCCGCCCTGTCGCGCGTCCAGTCGGCGCTGCTCCTCATCAAGGACCGCCGCGTCAACCCCTGCGTCCTCAACCGGGACGGCCAGTCCGCGCGCAGCCTCATCGAGAAGCGCGGCGCCAGCGAGGAGATGGACACCTACGAGATGTACCTGTGGAAGAAGCTCAAGAAGCACGAGGCCTGCAGGTGCCAGAAGCAGCAGCTACCTCCAATCGCTACTTACCAGTCGCTGCGCGGCCGGAGGGCTGGCCACGACGAGTACTTCAAGCACAGCGTCGAGACCTACACGCTGGTGGCCACGCTCATCGCCACCGTCAGCTTCGCCGCCACCTTCACCATGCCGGGGGGTTACAGCCAGACCGAGGGCACGGCCATCCACGGGCACACGGCGGCGTTCAAGATCTTCGTCATCTCCAACACCGTCGCCATGTGCAGCtccgtcgtcgtcgtcttctgtTTCATCTGGGCATGGCGGGACCCCGTCAAGTTCAAGCTCGACCAGCTCATGTGGGGCCACAGGCTCACCATCGTTGCCTGCCTCGCCATGGTCGTCTCGCTCATGACCGCTGTTTACATCACCGTTGCGCCCACGGCAAGGTGGCCTGCGTACGTTGTGATCGCCATCGGAGCGAGCACTCCCGCCGTGGTGTTCCTCATTCTTGGGAAAGAGGCATTGTACATCCCACTATAG